TGCGTGAGAACGACGTCGGACCTCGATGCGGCTTCCGCAACCGTCCGGAATAATCCGCTTCACGCTGCATGCGAGCCGTCTCCAGCAGTTATGGGTGCAGTCCTCCTTTCCGGTTCGCTCTTCAACCCCGCAATGAAACGCAATCAACAGGAGATCCAGGATGCAACAGCTCGCAAAATTCCTCAGCGCCACCGGCCGCCGTCTTCGCACCCTTGGCAAGGTCGTCAGTCACCTCTTCCGCAAGGGCAAACTCGGTTTGAAGATCGCCATCAAGATCCCTTTCTTCGCCGATGTCGAATTCAACATTGAGACCGAATGGGAACGGCGCGAGTGAGCGCCCACGGGCTCGGCCTTAACCGGCCGAGCCGTCTAGCACCAGGGCTCGCGACGACCTGTCCAAGTCCGGGCCAGTCCTTCCGAGACCAGGATGTCACCGAGGCTATGGCCATCTCGCACGAGAACCCGCAGCGCCCGACCATAGCGATCCTTGTCATGACCCGGCCATGCTCGCATTTCGAAAGGACCCTGGTTCACCAGTTCGATTAATCGCTCGGTGGCGCGATTACCCAGAGCAAGCTCCGAGGCGCATCTGGGCTCGCTGATCTCGGGTGCGTCTATGTCGGCGACCCGGATCTTCATGCCATCAATCCACAGCGTATCACCATCGATGACGCAAGTGATCCGATGGCCATCGGTGCATTTTTCAAACTTTAGCGAAGGCATGTTCGCTGCGGCCAGTGTCATCGACGTAGCACTGGTCGTGAGCGCGATGGTGCTCATAACGCCGAGTACCATGGCAGGCACGGTGAGGTCGCGCTGCCTTCTCTTTTTCCGGAAGAAAAGCCGGAGACTAAGTGAATATCCCAAACGTCGAATGCTCCAGTTTCATCGTGGTCGATGTGTGAATCTTGGCCAGTGTTCCGCGCGAGATTGCCGATCTTCAATAATGGGCTGCCGAAGGGTGACCCGATATCCGCGGCTTCGTTTGCGGCGGAGAAGATCGAGGAAGGTGGCTACAGCGTCTCGCTCACTGGCAAAATGCTGGACCTTCATCTGCCCCTGCGCTCCGATCCGGCCCCAGCGGCGTGTCAGGCAGACCTCGCCGAACAGATTGGCCTCTATCGTCATGGCATAGAAGCGGGCCATGTTGCGGGCGTCGTCCGTGCGTTCGACGTAAAGCTGATAGGGTTGAATGAGCATGGCAGCATAATCGCTGGGTCGCCAGTTTTCGTCCAACGAGAGATATGAATCGATTGCCTCTGACCGATTCATTTTTGTGAAGTTCGAACCCGGAAATTTCTGGGCGGTCCGCCTGCGGCGTTCAGTTCTATTCGCCGGGGCGAACGAAGCCCAGAGGTCTTCGCCCATCCGGGTCACGATCTTCCCGCGAACGCCAGGCGCCATCAGTGCAAACAAACGTCGATCAATATCCGAGGAAGCCGAGAACATCACCGCCATAGAACTCTCCGTAGCCGTCGGGAAGACCAATGACTTCTCCACTGTCTTCGTCGATCAACGCGCCGTCGGCTTCGCGTACCACCGCCGTGATGCCGTGCTTGCGGCATTCATCGATCGCCTCGGCCACTGTCACCTGTGCTTCGCATGCTTCCCAATATCTCATCGTCCGATACTCAATCTATCGCCCCGGACTGTCAGTGCCGGAAGAGTTCTTGTGAAACCGGTTCTCTCCGACACAGGCCTTCATGTCCTCGCGCCGGAACCAGACGGCCCGCCCGCATCGAAGCGGTGCATTGCCTGCCGTGAAGACGATCTGCT
This sequence is a window from Agrobacterium tumefaciens. Protein-coding genes within it:
- a CDS encoding thermonuclease family protein, whose product is MSTIALTTSATSMTLAAANMPSLKFEKCTDGHRITCVIDGDTLWIDGMKIRVADIDAPEISEPRCASELALGNRATERLIELVNQGPFEMRAWPGHDKDRYGRALRVLVRDGHSLGDILVSEGLARTWTGRREPWC
- a CDS encoding WGR domain-containing protein; amino-acid sequence: MAVMFSASSDIDRRLFALMAPGVRGKIVTRMGEDLWASFAPANRTERRRRTAQKFPGSNFTKMNRSEAIDSYLSLDENWRPSDYAAMLIQPYQLYVERTDDARNMARFYAMTIEANLFGEVCLTRRWGRIGAQGQMKVQHFASERDAVATFLDLLRRKRSRGYRVTLRQPIIEDRQSRAEHWPRFTHRPR